The Bdellovibrio sp. NC01 genome includes the window CTTCGTCCGTTTCTGTGTCCACAGCTTTAATGTGTGCACCGAAAACCACACGGTCCGCCTTGATAGTCGTCACGTCGATAACTTCTGCACCTGCAATTTTGCCTTGAATTTCAGCAATACGACCTTCAATCATAGATTGACGCTCTTTAGCTGCTTCGTATTCAGCATTTTCAGAGATATCGCCTTGAGCACGAGCCTCTTCGATGGCGTTGATTACAGAAGGTCTCTCCTCCAACAATAGCTTCTTCAGCTCTGCCTCAAGCAAAGCTTTTCC containing:
- the greA gene encoding transcription elongation factor GreA; translated protein: MAGGANDKLPMTIRGKALLEAELKKLLLEERPSVINAIEEARAQGDISENAEYEAAKERQSMIEGRIAEIQGKIAGAEVIDVTTIKADRVVFGAHIKAVDTETDEEIAYQIVGVDEADVKKGLISVLSPLARAMIGKKVGDTVTVQSPKGDKEFEILAFEYK